One segment of Paraburkholderia bonniea DNA contains the following:
- a CDS encoding HAD-IIIA family hydrolase — translation MKQVVILAGGKGTRLRERLGDRPKPLVDICGMPLLERQILLAKKFGFTDVVVLVNYRAEQIVEFCRANANWGLAVQCIDEGEARGTAGAVLNVLDVLAEEFLVMYGDTMLEVDFDRFHAFHAAMPETAATLFLHPNDHPHDSDLVDVDETGRVQRFYPYPHDASRYYPNLVNAALYWVRKASLEGWREQQGMFDFGKDLFPQMLARGLVLRGYNSPEYIKDSGTPARLDKVSADLLSGKIARAALSQPQAAVFLDRDGTLNQEVDHLHSAAQFELLPGVEQAIRRLNQAEYRCCVVTNQPVVARGECTLDELRQIHNKMETLLGRMGAYIDRLYYCPHHPDKGFEGEVPELKFACSCRKPSTGMVDQAVSELNIERARSWFVGDTSTDMLTAQRAGLKSILVETGYAGLDQKYRAEPDFTVPDLTAAVDFMLDLYPALSSQCDKIAQHLRPGEIVYIAGQSRSGKTTFANALRYALQRRNMKAQVLSTDRWLLDEPARTEGVLGRHDLPALRSLLETLAEPSTRPAEVVLPAYLKLRREQIKAAQTIAIGPDDVVLVEGIMAFHAAVPATSSQRFFVEIDEPSRRERVIRAYLQRGLTQEAAEAVYAQRLVDEVPVLLAAAGQAPRISLPRAVAHPENIRNTTDDN, via the coding sequence ATGAAGCAGGTCGTCATCCTGGCGGGCGGAAAGGGCACCCGCCTGCGCGAGCGTCTCGGAGACCGGCCTAAACCCCTTGTGGATATTTGCGGCATGCCATTGCTTGAGCGGCAAATTCTGCTGGCAAAAAAGTTTGGCTTTACCGATGTGGTGGTGCTCGTCAACTATCGTGCCGAGCAGATCGTGGAGTTTTGCCGCGCCAACGCTAACTGGGGGCTCGCGGTTCAATGCATCGATGAAGGCGAGGCGCGTGGCACGGCGGGTGCGGTGCTGAATGTGCTCGATGTGCTGGCCGAAGAGTTTCTCGTGATGTACGGCGACACGATGCTGGAAGTCGATTTCGACCGGTTTCATGCTTTTCATGCAGCGATGCCGGAAACAGCCGCAACGCTTTTTCTGCATCCGAACGATCATCCTCACGATTCGGATCTGGTCGACGTTGACGAAACCGGCCGGGTGCAGCGCTTCTATCCCTATCCGCACGATGCTTCGCGGTACTACCCGAATCTGGTCAATGCAGCGCTTTACTGGGTGCGTAAGGCGTCGCTGGAAGGGTGGCGCGAGCAGCAGGGCATGTTCGATTTCGGCAAGGATTTGTTCCCGCAGATGCTGGCGCGCGGTTTGGTCCTGCGTGGCTACAACAGCCCGGAGTACATCAAGGATAGCGGCACGCCAGCGCGCCTCGACAAGGTGTCGGCTGATTTGCTGTCGGGAAAGATCGCGCGCGCGGCGCTGAGCCAGCCTCAGGCTGCGGTGTTCCTCGACCGGGATGGCACGCTCAACCAGGAAGTCGATCACCTGCACAGCGCGGCCCAGTTCGAGTTGCTGCCGGGCGTTGAGCAGGCGATCCGGCGTCTGAACCAGGCCGAGTACCGCTGCTGTGTGGTGACCAACCAGCCGGTGGTGGCGCGAGGCGAATGCACGCTCGACGAATTGCGGCAGATCCACAACAAGATGGAGACTTTGCTGGGGCGGATGGGCGCGTACATCGACCGGCTTTACTACTGCCCCCATCATCCCGACAAGGGCTTTGAGGGCGAAGTGCCCGAGCTGAAATTTGCCTGTTCGTGCCGCAAGCCCAGCACTGGCATGGTCGATCAGGCGGTGAGCGAGTTGAATATCGAGCGAGCGCGCTCATGGTTTGTCGGCGATACCTCAACCGATATGCTGACCGCCCAGCGCGCAGGGTTGAAGTCGATTCTGGTTGAAACCGGTTATGCCGGGCTGGACCAGAAATACCGGGCAGAGCCGGATTTCACCGTGCCCGATCTGACGGCTGCGGTCGATTTCATGCTTGACCTCTACCCAGCGCTTTCTAGTCAATGCGATAAAATCGCGCAGCATTTACGCCCGGGCGAGATTGTTTATATTGCGGGCCAGTCGCGCAGCGGCAAAACAACTTTTGCCAATGCGCTCAGGTATGCGCTGCAGCGCAGAAATATGAAGGCGCAGGTGCTGAGCACGGATCGCTGGTTGCTTGACGAACCAGCGCGCACGGAAGGGGTGCTGGGCCGGCATGATTTGCCCGCATTGCGTAGCTTGCTCGAAACCCTTGCTGAGCCGTCAACCCGGCCTGCCGAAGTGGTGCTGCCGGCGTATCTCAAGCTGCGGCGCGAGCAGATCAAAGCGGCGCAGACCATTGCCATCGGGCCAGATGATGTGGTGCTTGTTGAAGGGATCATGGCCTTTCATGCGGCCGTTCCGGCCACCTCAAGCCAGCGTTTTTTCGTTGAAATCGATGAGCCTTCGAGGCGTGAGCGCGTGATTCGCGCGTATCTGCAGCGCGGCTTGACGCAGGAAGCGGCAGAAGCGGTGTATGCGCAGCGGCTGGTGGATGAAGTGCCGGTCTTGCTCGCGGCGGCGGGTCAAGCGCCACGAATCTCGCTCCCACGTGCCGTGGCGCACCCAGAAAATATTAGGAATACCACTGATGATAATTAG
- a CDS encoding NAD-dependent epimerase/dehydratase family protein yields MSVLITGVAGFVGCNLAQTLLEQGQTVFGVDNLCRGRRENLAAVSANPRFAFSVVDMADLAAYRTAFEAFHARDPVTEVWHLAANSDIPAGVNDANVDLRDTFMTTFNTLEIMKSLEIGMLAFASSSAIYGDLGSAPLVEDIGPLLPISNYGAMKLASEVAISAAAESYLKEVFIYRFPNVIGVPATHGVMLDFVRKLHATPDNLTVLGNGTQQKSYLHVEELVDAMLYIRTHAKDRLNYFNVGVDDEGVTVRFIAEEVVRAAAPSAQITFGEGNKGWVGDVPRFCYSIDKLRALGWQPKLKSVEAVRKAIGQIVAQESQA; encoded by the coding sequence ATGAGCGTATTGATTACCGGCGTGGCCGGCTTTGTAGGCTGCAATCTGGCGCAGACCCTGCTGGAGCAGGGCCAGACTGTCTTTGGCGTGGACAACCTGTGCCGTGGGCGGCGTGAAAATCTGGCGGCCGTGTCGGCCAATCCGCGTTTTGCGTTCAGCGTGGTCGACATGGCTGATCTGGCCGCATACCGCACGGCATTCGAGGCGTTTCATGCCCGCGATCCCGTCACCGAGGTGTGGCACCTCGCGGCTAATTCGGACATTCCTGCTGGTGTGAACGACGCCAACGTTGATCTGCGTGACACGTTCATGACGACCTTCAATACGCTGGAAATCATGAAGTCGCTTGAAATCGGCATGCTGGCATTTGCTTCCAGCTCAGCGATTTACGGCGATCTGGGTTCAGCCCCGCTCGTCGAAGATATCGGCCCGCTACTGCCTATTTCGAACTATGGCGCGATGAAACTGGCTTCAGAAGTGGCGATCAGTGCGGCTGCTGAGAGCTACCTGAAAGAAGTGTTCATCTACCGTTTCCCTAACGTGATTGGTGTGCCCGCGACGCACGGCGTGATGCTCGATTTCGTACGCAAGCTGCATGCGACGCCTGACAACCTCACCGTGCTCGGCAACGGGACGCAGCAAAAATCGTATCTGCATGTTGAGGAACTGGTGGATGCGATGCTGTACATCCGCACGCATGCCAAAGACCGGCTGAATTACTTCAACGTCGGCGTGGATGACGAAGGCGTCACGGTACGCTTTATTGCCGAAGAAGTGGTGCGCGCTGCCGCGCCATCGGCGCAGATCACCTTTGGCGAAGGCAACAAGGGCTGGGTCGGAGACGTGCCGCGTTTTTGCTATTCCATCGACAAGCTCCGTGCGCTGGGCTGGCAGCCCAAGCTCAAATCGGTGGAGGCGGTCCGCAAAGCCATCGGGCAAATCGTCGCGCAAGAGTCGCAGGCATGA
- a CDS encoding methyltransferase domain-containing protein encodes MNQFTGERIVSDAAHCEPTFAGKMYQEHLARYVFASQWTGGKSVLDVGCGVGYGSHWLAEAGAKQVVAFDLSAEAIAQAKTVYAHPNVRFDVAAADSFQFAEQFDVVTCFELIQHVAEPAAVIQRIHRALKDDGVLLLSMSRALEPKHSQSDTPAFSLDTLRKLLEQRFPEVQFFFTNNHFSSLISDHPPQVLEHALRLKEPCELQQASYLIAVALKSSSAGSVQTTAQTTAQSGVLPNNGAYVKRFEHGVDVLKKMQSDSRAASGARQDDLLPRPEVFTASLAEAHQKLLATDEHILQLSKSLEKLARDLGSEQQLVPLAHKRAVASGFAGSDISTRLLLQELQDLRREFEWERSEAGYVADVLKQVQASRSWRLTAPYRAVGRRFKYPLRVGRRALEYWHQHGTRALLGALKRRLDARGHAGGSGQSVQYAQTQPLASLLTNQKFDVVMAIGCWEGESKRYRVYNIAEGLRDLGYQVHVMPFSDLAEIARCNVKSRVVVLFRAPFEAHGTDEFLRYANVRGIKVVFDVDDLVFDPSIIGQIDGFRLLSPAEQAQYIEGVHQYRELLLRADLVTLPTDYLRQQVALLGKEAMLIPNSLNTEQLRIAEELAQQVVTPRECVRIGYFSGSRTHQKDFAQCADALFATMEAHPETVLRIVGYLGLEERWSQFGKRIERFDFQPYQVMLQVLQEVDINLAPLDITSPFCHGKSELKYFEAGLLGVPTIASSTDTFERAIEHGVSGYCVSTPAQWRESLESLVTSPALRAQIGQEAHKRALEQYSINQVARQAAQVYGLSEPETSGISKVPSPALLPGRLRISWVIPGLIIGGGGHRNILRAAYFLSQFGHQITLYFVGTEQDPHTLKELINKHFYPLDCPVYLFNGMIHPADVVFATHWSTVSAALKGRDVVKEIMYFVQDFEPAFAPMSTEYVLAENTYRLGLYHITSGPWCEVLLKRDYGAQADHFRFPVDRDVYYPRARTYARKNVVFFAKPEMPRRCFELGVMALREFHRLCPEVEIIMFGSKNASKQNYDFPITFREVLPTLDDLAQMYSNGDVGVAFSTTNPSLIPYEMMACGLPVVDLARGDNEVNYGGRQDIALLANPLPEKMALDLAALLANPDELARRREAGLAFVGQFPSEEEMARRIESLVLARVAPEVVPESSSPAAAA; translated from the coding sequence ATGAATCAATTTACCGGCGAACGCATCGTTTCTGACGCTGCCCATTGCGAGCCGACGTTCGCAGGAAAAATGTACCAGGAACACCTTGCCCGCTATGTGTTTGCTTCCCAGTGGACCGGCGGCAAAAGCGTGCTGGATGTTGGCTGTGGCGTGGGCTATGGTTCGCACTGGCTGGCTGAGGCGGGGGCGAAGCAAGTTGTCGCATTCGATCTTTCGGCTGAGGCCATTGCGCAGGCAAAAACGGTTTATGCACACCCCAACGTTCGCTTTGATGTGGCGGCAGCAGACAGCTTTCAGTTTGCTGAGCAATTCGATGTCGTCACGTGCTTTGAATTGATTCAGCATGTTGCTGAGCCCGCTGCCGTTATTCAGCGGATACACCGGGCGTTGAAAGACGATGGCGTTTTGCTGCTGTCAATGTCGCGCGCGCTTGAGCCAAAGCACAGCCAGTCCGATACCCCGGCATTCTCGCTCGACACGTTGCGCAAGCTGCTTGAGCAGCGCTTTCCCGAGGTTCAGTTTTTCTTCACCAACAATCATTTTTCGTCGCTCATCAGCGACCATCCGCCCCAGGTGCTGGAGCATGCGTTGCGCTTGAAAGAACCCTGTGAGCTGCAGCAGGCCAGTTATCTGATCGCGGTGGCGCTGAAGTCGTCTAGTGCCGGTTCCGTGCAAACCACCGCTCAAACCACCGCTCAATCCGGGGTATTGCCGAATAACGGGGCCTACGTGAAGCGGTTTGAACACGGGGTCGACGTTCTGAAAAAAATGCAGAGCGATTCACGTGCCGCATCAGGTGCGCGCCAGGATGATCTGCTGCCCCGTCCAGAGGTGTTCACTGCGTCGCTGGCCGAAGCGCACCAGAAATTGCTGGCGACGGATGAGCACATTCTGCAATTGAGCAAAAGCCTGGAGAAACTCGCCAGAGACTTGGGTAGCGAGCAGCAGCTGGTACCGCTTGCGCACAAGCGAGCAGTTGCATCGGGCTTTGCCGGGTCCGATATATCGACTCGGCTGCTGCTCCAGGAGTTGCAGGACTTGCGCCGTGAATTTGAATGGGAGCGAAGTGAAGCGGGTTATGTCGCGGATGTCCTGAAGCAGGTACAGGCATCGAGAAGCTGGAGGCTGACTGCGCCTTACCGGGCGGTAGGGCGTCGGTTTAAATATCCACTCCGCGTTGGCCGCCGGGCGCTGGAATATTGGCACCAGCATGGCACGCGGGCACTGCTGGGTGCGCTCAAGCGCCGGCTGGACGCTCGGGGGCATGCAGGCGGTAGTGGCCAGAGCGTCCAGTACGCGCAGACGCAACCTCTTGCCTCTTTGCTAACGAACCAGAAATTTGATGTCGTGATGGCGATTGGGTGCTGGGAAGGGGAATCGAAGCGCTATCGGGTCTATAACATCGCCGAAGGTTTGCGTGACCTGGGTTATCAGGTTCATGTGATGCCTTTTTCGGACCTCGCAGAAATCGCGCGCTGTAACGTTAAAAGCCGCGTGGTGGTGCTGTTTCGCGCACCGTTCGAGGCGCACGGTACGGATGAATTTCTGCGTTATGCCAACGTTCGCGGCATCAAGGTGGTGTTCGACGTTGATGATCTGGTGTTCGATCCGTCAATCATCGGCCAGATTGACGGCTTCCGTCTGCTGAGCCCCGCGGAGCAAGCGCAATACATCGAAGGCGTTCACCAGTACCGTGAACTATTGCTGCGCGCTGATCTTGTGACACTGCCGACCGACTATCTGCGTCAGCAGGTCGCGCTGCTGGGCAAGGAGGCAATGCTTATTCCGAACTCGTTGAACACGGAGCAGTTGCGCATTGCCGAAGAGCTGGCGCAGCAGGTTGTGACGCCGCGTGAGTGTGTCCGGATCGGATATTTCAGCGGCAGCCGGACGCACCAGAAAGACTTTGCTCAATGCGCGGATGCACTTTTTGCCACGATGGAAGCGCACCCGGAAACCGTGCTGCGCATCGTGGGTTACCTGGGACTCGAAGAGCGCTGGTCACAGTTTGGCAAGCGGATTGAGCGGTTCGATTTTCAGCCCTATCAGGTGATGCTGCAGGTGTTGCAAGAGGTGGATATCAACCTCGCGCCGCTCGATATCACCAGTCCGTTCTGTCATGGCAAGAGCGAGCTTAAATATTTCGAAGCCGGGTTGCTTGGGGTGCCGACCATCGCCAGCTCGACCGATACGTTTGAGCGGGCTATTGAGCATGGCGTCTCGGGCTACTGTGTCAGCACGCCAGCGCAGTGGCGCGAGAGCCTGGAGAGCCTCGTGACGTCGCCCGCGCTACGCGCCCAGATTGGACAGGAAGCTCACAAACGGGCGCTTGAGCAGTACTCCATTAATCAGGTCGCGCGGCAAGCGGCTCAGGTGTACGGCCTGTCCGAGCCCGAAACAAGCGGGATCAGCAAGGTGCCGTCTCCTGCGCTTTTGCCCGGGCGGTTACGTATTTCATGGGTGATTCCTGGGCTGATTATTGGCGGCGGCGGCCACCGGAATATCCTGCGTGCGGCGTATTTCCTGAGCCAGTTTGGGCACCAGATTACGCTGTACTTCGTAGGCACCGAGCAAGATCCGCATACGCTGAAAGAGCTGATTAACAAGCATTTTTATCCGCTCGACTGTCCGGTCTATCTGTTCAACGGCATGATTCATCCGGCCGATGTGGTGTTTGCGACGCACTGGTCAACGGTGAGCGCGGCCCTGAAAGGCCGCGACGTCGTGAAGGAAATCATGTATTTCGTGCAGGATTTCGAACCCGCTTTTGCACCGATGAGCACCGAATACGTGCTGGCGGAAAACACCTACCGGCTTGGCCTGTATCACATCACCTCCGGCCCATGGTGCGAGGTGCTGCTTAAGCGTGATTACGGTGCGCAGGCCGATCATTTCCGTTTTCCGGTTGACCGCGATGTCTACTATCCCCGGGCTCGCACCTATGCGCGCAAGAACGTGGTGTTCTTCGCCAAGCCCGAAATGCCTCGCCGCTGTTTTGAGCTCGGCGTGATGGCGCTAAGGGAATTTCACCGCTTGTGCCCCGAGGTCGAGATCATCATGTTCGGCTCAAAAAATGCGAGCAAGCAGAACTACGACTTCCCCATTACGTTCCGCGAAGTGCTGCCGACGCTTGATGATCTCGCGCAGATGTATTCGAACGGCGATGTGGGCGTGGCGTTTTCCACCACTAATCCAAGCCTGATTCCATACGAGATGATGGCGTGCGGTTTGCCGGTGGTCGATCTGGCGCGCGGCGATAACGAGGTGAACTACGGCGGCCGGCAGGACATCGCGCTGCTGGCGAATCCGTTGCCGGAAAAAATGGCGCTTGATCTGGCCGCGCTGCTCGCCAATCCGGATGAACTAGCCCGGCGTCGTGAAGCCGGGCTGGCGTTTGTTGGCCAGTTCCCTTCGGAAGAGGAAATGGCGCGCCGGATTGAAAGCCTGGTTCTGGCCCGTGTCGCACCTGAAGTCGTACCTGAGTCGTCGTCCCCAGCTGCTGCCGCATAA
- a CDS encoding glycosyltransferase family 2 protein, with the protein MHGGALSTSPRAGAVVIFYHPDAACIERANRLAAAMPCIVIDNTPLMLEQAELGLSAAVTYVPNGANHGIATAINQGVERLIQAGFESAIVFDQDSDPPAILLQDLPQLIQAANTKDERVALAGPAYSDARLRGVAPFVRFGWGKLTRIVPDGREPIDVDFLISSGSCINLRYWREIGPMDDALFIDFVDLEWCVRAKAKGFRVLGVPWVKMTHELGGEPVRIFGRAYPMHGPLRHYYQFRNVIALIKRASMPLTWKTTELVKLPVRVVLYCFFPARRSEHLLMVWRGVCDGWRGRLGAYRPR; encoded by the coding sequence GTGCATGGCGGAGCGTTGAGCACCTCTCCGCGCGCGGGCGCGGTCGTCATTTTTTATCACCCGGATGCGGCTTGTATCGAGCGCGCCAACCGGCTGGCAGCGGCTATGCCTTGCATCGTGATCGACAACACGCCGCTCATGCTGGAGCAAGCTGAACTGGGCCTGTCTGCTGCTGTTACCTATGTCCCGAATGGTGCAAACCATGGCATTGCGACGGCAATCAACCAGGGCGTTGAGCGGCTGATTCAGGCTGGTTTCGAGAGCGCCATCGTGTTCGACCAGGATAGCGATCCACCGGCCATATTGCTGCAGGACTTGCCACAACTGATCCAGGCCGCGAACACAAAAGATGAGCGTGTCGCGCTCGCCGGACCTGCCTATAGCGACGCCCGTTTGCGCGGCGTGGCACCTTTTGTCCGCTTTGGCTGGGGCAAGCTGACGCGGATCGTCCCTGACGGCCGCGAGCCGATCGACGTTGATTTCCTGATTTCTTCTGGCTCGTGCATCAATCTGCGCTATTGGCGGGAGATTGGCCCGATGGACGACGCGCTATTCATCGACTTTGTTGATCTGGAATGGTGCGTGCGGGCCAAGGCGAAAGGTTTTCGGGTGCTGGGCGTGCCGTGGGTGAAGATGACTCATGAACTTGGCGGCGAACCCGTGCGAATTTTCGGTCGCGCTTATCCGATGCATGGGCCATTGCGCCACTATTACCAGTTCAGAAATGTGATTGCGCTGATAAAGCGTGCTTCGATGCCGCTTACCTGGAAGACGACGGAGCTAGTCAAATTACCGGTTCGCGTGGTGCTTTACTGTTTTTTTCCGGCACGCCGCAGCGAGCATCTGTTGATGGTGTGGCGCGGAGTGTGCGATGGCTGGCGCGGCCGGCTCGGTGCTTACCGGCCACGATGA
- the rfbD gene encoding dTDP-4-dehydrorhamnose reductase has product MTMREPRTILLTGVGGQVGFELMRSLQGLGNVVALDRSRLDLSDPDQIRRVVRELQPSLIVNPAAYTAVDQAESDTAAAFQVNAHAPGVLAEEAKRLGAALIHYSTDYVFDGSGTVPYTENDAVAPQNVYGKSKLAGEQAIQAVGGAHLIFRTSWVYGLRGKNFLKTMLRLGAERDELCVVMDQLGAPTWSRTVAVLSAHVLAQAVGRGAAWDEWWHEHHGIYHLNASGSTSWHGFAEAIFEMSGMTNRPRVKAIASASYPTPAVRPANSRLSNARLTSQFGVQAPDWRDALRLCMAER; this is encoded by the coding sequence ATGACGATGCGTGAACCCCGCACTATCTTGCTGACCGGCGTGGGTGGCCAGGTTGGTTTCGAACTGATGCGCAGTTTGCAAGGGCTCGGGAACGTGGTGGCGCTTGACCGGAGTCGCCTTGATTTGTCTGATCCAGACCAGATTCGCCGGGTCGTGCGCGAGCTCCAGCCCAGCCTGATCGTGAACCCTGCCGCGTACACCGCAGTCGATCAGGCCGAGAGCGATACCGCCGCCGCATTCCAGGTCAACGCTCACGCGCCAGGCGTGCTGGCGGAAGAGGCAAAGCGCCTTGGTGCTGCGCTGATTCATTACTCGACGGACTACGTATTTGATGGTTCTGGCACGGTGCCCTACACCGAGAACGATGCCGTTGCACCGCAGAACGTTTACGGCAAAAGCAAGCTGGCAGGCGAGCAGGCGATCCAGGCAGTGGGCGGCGCGCATCTGATTTTTCGCACGAGCTGGGTGTACGGTTTGCGCGGCAAGAATTTCCTGAAAACGATGCTTCGCCTTGGTGCCGAACGTGACGAACTCTGTGTCGTGATGGATCAACTGGGTGCGCCTACCTGGTCGCGCACGGTCGCGGTGCTGAGCGCGCATGTGCTGGCCCAGGCGGTAGGGCGCGGTGCGGCGTGGGATGAGTGGTGGCATGAGCATCACGGGATTTATCACCTGAATGCTTCGGGCTCAACGTCGTGGCACGGTTTCGCGGAAGCTATCTTTGAGATGTCTGGCATGACAAACAGGCCTCGCGTCAAAGCTATTGCTTCGGCTTCCTATCCGACACCGGCAGTCCGTCCCGCCAACTCCCGGTTGTCGAACGCCCGGCTGACCAGCCAGTTTGGCGTGCAGGCACCTGACTGGCGCGACGCGTTGCGCCTGTGCATGGCGGAGCGTTGA
- the rfbC gene encoding dTDP-4-dehydrorhamnose 3,5-epimerase, whose protein sequence is MAIQVTATTLPEVKIIEPKVFGDARGYFYESFNAREFSAHVQAGVEFVQDNHSRSARGVLRGLHYQVEHAQGKLVRVVEGEVFDVAVDIRKSSPSFGRWAGVTLSAANHRQLWVPPGFAHGFVVLSESAQFLYKTTDYWFPEHERSLVWNDPEIGIEWPIDFEPLLAVKDAAGKRLSEADCFS, encoded by the coding sequence ATGGCCATCCAAGTAACTGCTACCACGCTTCCTGAAGTCAAAATTATCGAACCGAAGGTTTTCGGTGATGCCCGAGGGTATTTCTACGAAAGCTTCAATGCGCGTGAGTTCTCCGCTCATGTGCAAGCCGGGGTCGAGTTTGTCCAGGATAACCACTCCCGTTCGGCGCGCGGTGTTTTGCGCGGGCTGCATTACCAGGTGGAACACGCTCAAGGCAAGCTGGTTCGTGTCGTTGAAGGCGAAGTATTCGATGTCGCTGTCGACATTCGCAAAAGCTCACCGAGTTTTGGCCGATGGGCCGGGGTCACCCTATCTGCAGCAAATCATCGCCAGCTTTGGGTGCCGCCAGGTTTCGCGCATGGCTTCGTGGTGTTGTCGGAGTCCGCGCAGTTTCTTTACAAGACCACTGATTACTGGTTTCCCGAGCACGAGCGCAGCCTGGTCTGGAACGATCCCGAGATTGGCATCGAATGGCCCATCGACTTCGAGCCGTTGCTGGCGGTCAAAGATGCGGCGGGCAAGCGTCTGTCTGAAGCTGACTGTTTTTCATGA
- the rfbA gene encoding glucose-1-phosphate thymidylyltransferase RfbA, with protein MARKGIILAGGSGTRLYPITHVVSKQLLPVYDKPMIYYPLATLMVAGIRDVLIISTPQDTPRFEAMLGDGSLWGMNIQYAVQPSPDGLAQAFVIGREFVGHDPSALILGDNIFYGHDLVKQLERADQVDQGATVFAYHVHDPERYGVVEFDAQFRALSIEEKPAQPRSNYAVTGLYFYDNQVCDIAAEIKPSPRGEFEITDINSRYLANGLLNVEIMGRGYAWLDTGTHDSLIDAATFIATLQKRQGLVVACPEEIAYRQQWIDGEQLLRLAQPLAKNAYGQYLQNLLTDQVAWPSK; from the coding sequence ATGGCGCGCAAAGGCATTATTCTCGCGGGCGGATCCGGTACGCGGCTGTATCCGATCACCCATGTCGTATCGAAGCAGTTGCTGCCGGTGTACGACAAACCGATGATTTATTACCCGCTTGCTACGTTGATGGTGGCGGGCATTCGTGATGTCCTGATTATTTCGACGCCGCAGGATACGCCGCGCTTTGAGGCGATGCTCGGCGACGGCAGCCTCTGGGGCATGAATATCCAGTACGCGGTGCAGCCTTCGCCGGATGGCCTGGCCCAGGCTTTCGTGATTGGCCGCGAGTTTGTCGGCCACGATCCTTCCGCACTGATTCTTGGCGACAATATTTTTTATGGTCACGATCTGGTAAAGCAGCTTGAGCGTGCCGATCAGGTAGACCAGGGCGCGACGGTATTCGCTTATCACGTGCATGATCCGGAGCGCTACGGCGTAGTCGAATTTGATGCGCAATTCCGTGCGCTTTCAATCGAAGAAAAGCCTGCTCAGCCGCGCTCGAACTATGCGGTGACCGGGCTGTATTTCTACGACAACCAGGTGTGCGATATCGCGGCCGAAATCAAGCCGTCGCCACGCGGTGAATTTGAAATCACCGATATCAATTCCCGCTATCTGGCCAATGGCCTGCTCAATGTCGAGATCATGGGGCGCGGCTATGCGTGGCTGGATACGGGCACGCATGATTCGCTGATCGACGCCGCCACCTTTATCGCCACCTTGCAAAAGCGCCAGGGTCTGGTGGTGGCCTGTCCGGAAGAGATTGCATACCGGCAGCAGTGGATTGATGGCGAACAGCTTTTGCGGCTGGCGCAACCGCTGGCGAAAAATGCTTACGGGCAATATCTGCAAAACCTTCTTACGGACCAAGTCGCATGGCCATCCAAGTAA
- the rfbB gene encoding dTDP-glucose 4,6-dehydratase, with protein sequence MILVTGGAGFIGANFVLDWLNASDEPVLNADKLTYAGNLRTLKSLQDDPRHIFVRADICDRDTLDRLFAEHKPRAVLHFAAESHVDRSIHGPADFVQTNVVGTFTLLEAARSYWNTLGEADKAAFRFLHVSTDEVFGSLNATDPQFSETTPYAPNSPYSATKAGSDHLVRAYHHTYGLPTLTTNCSNNYGPYQFPEKLIPLMLANALAGKPLPVYGDGQNVRDWLYVGDHCSAIREVLARGKPGETYNIGGWNEKKNLDVVHTLCDLLDQRRPKSAGSYRDQITYVTDRPGHDRRYAIDARKLERELGWKPAETFETGMAKTVQWYLDNQAWADEVASGDYRKWVETNYAQRA encoded by the coding sequence ATGATTCTGGTAACGGGCGGCGCTGGTTTTATCGGTGCCAATTTCGTACTTGACTGGTTGAATGCCTCCGACGAACCGGTTTTGAACGCCGACAAGCTGACCTACGCGGGCAACTTGAGAACCTTGAAGTCGCTGCAAGACGATCCCCGGCATATTTTTGTGCGCGCAGATATTTGCGACCGTGACACGCTTGATCGTCTGTTTGCTGAGCACAAGCCGCGCGCGGTGCTGCATTTTGCTGCCGAAAGCCATGTCGACCGCTCGATTCATGGCCCGGCAGATTTCGTGCAAACCAATGTGGTCGGCACGTTCACGCTGCTTGAGGCGGCCCGTAGTTACTGGAACACGCTGGGTGAAGCTGACAAGGCGGCGTTCCGCTTCTTGCACGTATCGACCGATGAAGTGTTCGGCTCGCTCAACGCCACCGACCCGCAGTTCTCGGAAACCACGCCATACGCGCCTAACAGCCCTTATTCGGCGACCAAGGCGGGCTCCGACCATCTCGTGCGCGCCTATCACCACACCTATGGCTTGCCGACACTGACGACCAACTGCTCGAATAACTACGGTCCGTACCAGTTCCCCGAAAAGCTGATTCCCCTGATGCTTGCCAATGCGCTCGCAGGCAAGCCGCTCCCGGTTTATGGCGATGGCCAGAACGTGCGCGACTGGCTGTATGTCGGGGACCACTGCAGTGCGATCCGCGAAGTGCTCGCGCGCGGCAAGCCGGGCGAAACCTACAACATCGGCGGCTGGAACGAGAAGAAAAATCTCGACGTGGTGCATACGCTGTGCGATCTGCTCGACCAGCGCCGGCCGAAGTCAGCCGGTTCTTACCGCGATCAGATTACCTATGTCACGGATCGCCCGGGCCATGACCGGCGCTACGCGATAGACGCACGCAAGCTGGAGCGCGAACTGGGCTGGAAGCCCGCCGAAACCTTTGAAACCGGTATGGCAAAAACGGTTCAGTGGTACCTCGACAACCAGGCGTGGGCTGACGAAGTGGCGTCGGGCGATTACCGCAAATGGGTTGAGACTAACTACGCGCAACGCGCATAA